AGCTCAAACTTCATCTACAAAAGGCCAGACCCTATGCCAGTCTAATATATGTTCGGGAACGGGTCCAGACCCGAGTCAGTCCCAAGCCAATCAGATATGCTATATCCACTACCAGGTCCCACCCCAGGCCCCGGCATCCTATGTAGAATACCAAGTTGCACAACCTGTTCAGACCTCCTACTTACAATGCTCTCCAGTGTGCTGTACTGAAACTTACTATGTGCAACGCCCCGTGGAGGCCTATATACCAGCTCCTCAACCAGTCCAGACTTACGTAGAATACTACCCTCAATACCAGACTCAGGGGTATTACAGCAGCAGTGGCCCTCAGCGCCAGGCTCAGGGGTATTATACCACCTGTACCTCTCAACGCCAATCTCAATACTATGGTGGTGCTGCCCTTCAGAGCCAATACCAAGGAACCTACAGCAGCTGTTCCCCTCAAAATCAATATCAACAATCCTATGGTCGATGTGGACCTTCCCGCCCCCCTCAGCCTTCTTATCGGAGCTGCTCTCCTCGAAGACCTCAGCCCTCGTATGTAGGTTGCACCCCTTCGCGCACATCCCGGCCAACCTATCGCAGCTGCTCACCTCCACACGTGTCTCAGCCAGCCTATCAGAGCTGCTCCCCTCCACAGGTGTCTCGGCCTACCTATCGGAGCTACTCTCCCCCCTGTGTCCCACGGGCATCCAGGCCTACCTATAGGAACTACTCACCTCCATGTAGCCCTCCACGTGAGTCTCGGCCTACCTATCGGAGCTACTCACCCCCTTGTGTCCCACGGGCGTCCAGGCCAACCTATAGGAACTGCTCTCCTCCATGTGGCCCTCCACGCACATCTAGGCCAGCCTATAGGAGCTGCTCTCCTCCTTGTGGCCCTCCACGCATGTCTAGGCCTGCCTATAGGAGCTGCTCTCCTTGTGGCCCTCCACGCATGTCTAGGCCTACCTATAGGAGCTGCTCTCCTCCCTGTGGCCCTCCGCGCATGTCCAGACCCACCTATAGAAGCTGCTCCCCACCACGCAGATCTCAGCCTACTTATACATACTGTACTCCTCCACGCCAATCTCAGCCTTGCTATAGTAGCTGTCCTCCTAGGCATCCAGATTCAGGGTCTTCCCAGAGGTGTGGTCCCAAATATCGTGTAGAAATTTGCTCTCCCAACTGTCCTTCTCAGGTCCCAGCAAGGAGGGAGCCGGTTCAGATCCCTCCCATCAGACGCACCTACCAGGACTCTAGCACACAGTATTCTTGTAACTCTCCCCGCCCCCAGCCATGTTCAGAGCCACGTGCCTTCCGAGATAACAGTTCATCCCCTGAACGACAGCCGAGACCATGCCCACTCCCAGCTCCACGCACATGCTGGCAACCGCGCCCTGAACCGTGCTCCGCACCCCAGCCTGAGCCATGTCCAGAACCGCGGCCAGCACCACGGCCCTGTTTCGAGCCCTACTCAGAACCTTGCCCGCATCTAGAGCCACCGCGTATGGAATCATGTGGGCCTAGCAGTCCTCGCAACTACCCCAAACCATGTCCGTGCCCATGTTCTCCTGGCTGCCATGAATCTGAACCTCGCCATCTAGATATCGAGCCTCCTCACTGTGGCCCTGCTGGATACAATGAAGAAGAGACCTATGGCTCTGCAGAATGTTCAAAACCTCGAGATTTGGGTAGCTGTGGTCCCAAAGGTGGGGCTTTCGCTGGAGTGAAGAGCTGCTATTTCTAAACAGTTTAGTAggcctcctcttctttctctttctgtgtccctttctctacctttctctgtctctctttctccctccatccccccaccccaccccaggaTTATCTCTAGCCAGCTATCAAACACATTTTCTCACTTTACAATACCTGCTCAACACTATTCCCTTCTAGCCAGGACTCAAGGTCCCTCCTCCATAAACAAAATTCCAGCCTACTTTGATAATTCTTTGCACACTCACTACCTGGTCCCTATGTTGCTGCTGTGTGGGTGAAATATTCTCTGCCCTGAGACATcattggaaattttcattttcctggCATTTATGTCCAATCTCCTCCAAAAGTTTGGGAAATTGTGAGAGGGCAGGAGCTGTGTCTTAGCCTTCTTTGTATCCTTTCAGAACACCATGCCTTGATTGCATAAGTGACTAATTATTGTTGATTGGCTGATCCACTCAAACTCTCCCTTTGGCTGATCCACTCAAACTCTCCCTCACTCCATATCACTTTCATACCTCACTGGTGGGTCTTGGTTCATTCTCCCTCTCTTACCCTCTCCTCGATGACACCTGTCCTAAACCACCAAGAGATAGGATTGACAGCAAACTTGCAACAATAAAGACCAGAGTTTAAAGACCATTTTGTCTGTTTCTTTAATCTTGAGCCTCTTTGTGGTTTCAACAAATGAATTTTaagagcaaaataattcttttcttttcaaaaggatAAACAGAGATCTTTCAGAGTTTCTTTGACCAGAGTTTCTCTCTATATGGTGGTCTGTGGCATGGCAATGCTGTGGCCAAAGTTGGTCGTCCAGAGAATCTACATTCCCACTCTCTGTGCTTAATCAGTTCTTCATGATGGATGAAATGTGTTCCTTAGGAAGAGTACTTCCCTAAGGAACAGTGAGGTAGGATGTGCTCAAGCAtcagagagatagggagagaccTGACCCTTCCACTGAGGACATGACCACAGAGACCATGTTCAAAAGTCAGATTTTTAATTCCAAAGCTGAAATGGAACTACAAGGCTAATTTAAGGGACATTAGTGCAAAGCTTGTTACAGATggaccttagaatatagaatatgagTACTTATAAATCCTAACAGCAAAAGGATCATCTTAACCTTTTTTTAGATTAAAGACccacttcttagaataatgtttttaaaaatataaaatatattaatttatactttaacatatttaacatgtattggtcaacttgccatctgaacaattgtcaatgttgtaaaatttacccatgcacatatctgctaaataaaaaactattaaaatattttaaaagttaaaaaaatataaaatatataggattaggaagaaaatatattaaaatataattatcaaaatatttaaaaaataacaaattgacggacctcctgaaatctatccataggCACTATGGGTCCTATGAATCTCTCATATAGATCAATCCTCttctttttaaagagagaatattCATACTCAGAAAGGGATAATGACTAATTAACTAATTATTGGAAGAACTCAGTGAGAATTCTAGTGTCATTCCAGTGcgtgttctttttctttttgttgtttttgaggcaattgtgcttatatgatttgcccaggatcacatagccggtaagtgtctgaggctgaatgttttttcctctgtaaaactacatatttctttattgttttacaatttatatatacttatatacaatataatgtatattgtatatacatatacataaatacacacatatatatgaaaaattattctataaacatatctatgtatgtaagtctagatttgaactcagattctccagACTACAGACCCAGCACTCTGTTCACTGCTTCACCTACCTGCCTCTATGTATACATCCCAGGATATGTTCTAATACACCACAACACTTTTAGTTTTGTGTGGCTCTTGCCTCTTTTCCCTGTGTTGTTTCCCCACTCTTCCTATGCTTTTGATCCTATGCTTGTCCTCCTCTTCTAAGactttaatttttcaattcttcaaTTACCTTTTCTTTCACTAAAATCTTTCTCTACAAAACATTGTTGTGCCTCTTCaggctaaaggaaaaaaaaatcatttatcctTGTCCTCTCCTCAATCCACTACTTCCCTGTACTACCAAATTTCTAGTACTTGCTTCCTCTACTTCCTCACTAAACATTAGTCCCTCAAGCTCCTGTGATCTGGCTTTAGAAGGTATTACTAAGCTGAAACTGTTCTCCCCAGAATTACATGATTTTCTAATCCAACGAagggccttttctcagtcttcatcctttTTAACTTCCCTGCAACATTAAGTGAAGATGATTACTCTCCTCTGATTTCTGTGATATCATGATCACCTAACTGTTTCCTGTTTGAGTGAGTATCTCCTTTCCCCATCTCATTTCTGATCTCAGGGATCCATCCTAACATGACTGCCACATGAATTTTCTTTATGTCTAGTTCTGATCCTGTAACTCCCCCACTCATGATATAATTCCTTCACTGGTGCCTCATTTTTTGCCAAATAAAATCCAAACTCTTCACCCTGGCATTTAGAGCACTTCATAAAATATTCTGAGCATCTTCCACCATCTCCTTCCATGTACTTATGTTGTTTTCCAGTTGGGTCTCTTCATGATAGCAGGGACTGTACTGGTGTGTTATTGTCTACGACCTTATGGACAATAGTACACCATTACTGTCCAAgaggtgttcttggcaaagatactgaaatgatttgctgtttccttccctagctcattttatagaggaggaaaaaagacttacacaaggttaaatgacttgcctagggtcacaaagctaataaatgtctgaggatgtATTTGAACTTAGATGTTCCTTACTTTTAGGTACAGTGTTCTATCAtactgagccatctagttgcctactattccttttttgatattttattttatttaatatatttctcaaattatatttaaaacaaaaattgtttacatttgtatttaaaatttttgagttctagattttctCCCTTAGACCCATCCACAATTAAGTTGCCTACTACTTCTTTATTTCATCCAAATTGGCTCTGTCACTATTCCCCAAACTCTTTTCCTTTGCTAATGTTGTCCATTCCATCTGAAATTCATTTTCCTGTAACATTCAAGGCTCAGCTCCAATATGGTATCCTCCATGAAATCTTCCCAAATTCTTCCAGTCAGATATGATCACTTACTCTTCTTCTAAACCCTAACATATCTTATCTGTACCTCTGTTATGATacttttcatatcctttctttTACGATATTTACTTTTTACTTATCTTAATATACTTACTTATATTACTTAATATAATTAAGAATCTTGGAAACAGTCAAGTAACAAACAAGCAGCCagtcaatcagtatttattaaattttctgaAGATACAAAGTCAGGCAAAGAAAAACTGCAAAGATACAAAGAAGCTTCTTCTAATGGTAAGAAAAATGTGCAAATaaccatgtatacatataatataatttaaatataaagatacaAGCAGATGatctcttgcagaaggtgggacttgaagaaagccagaaatCAGAGATGAGGAGAGCATTACAGCTTGAGACACAAGTACAATAGCACTGAGTTGGGAGATAATGTGTGAAATCATGCTATTTGGTTTGAGGAGCTCAGACAATTATCTGTTCTATACTAAGACAATCCTCCCAAGGAGGAGAGCATATGAAAGGTACTGGATAGATGGgcaaattcaatattttaaatttacagaaatctatttccttcccttcccactccatgccctataagaaaaaaagaaagaaaactttttttttttgtaaagaataTCTGTAGTCAAGCAAGTCATGAGGTAGTTATGCACCTCTTTGTCAAGAGGTGCTTCATATTTATGCTTCATAATTAGACCTATGAGATCATGGGTCATCATTGAATAGACTAGAGTCTTTACTGCTTTCAAAGTTTTTTCTGCTTTCACAGTGttgttattatgtaaattattttccctattcTGCTATTCATTCTTTAGCAGTTTATGTGAGTTTCCAGGTTTTTGTTGGTAAcacattacatataattatattaaatgtttatattatatgtgatattacaaatttttttctgattctgctcacttcattatgTATCAGTTCTCATGAATCTTTcctattcttcatttcttacagcacaatagtgtTCCACCACAGTCATAAACCACAATTCGTTCAATCACCTCTCAGTTGATGAAAACTTtagtttccagggtttttttgccaccaaaaatgagcaattataaatatttttgtgtataaagaaccctttcctctttctttgatctcctttgGGTAAAGGCTTAGTGTGGCATATTTAGGTATGTAAATAGATTTTAGAAAGGAATTTAGAGATAATCTGGTTAAAGCCTTTCAAtttttttgaggaagaaaagCAGCTTTAGAGAAGTTGAGGGACTTTCTTGAAGCTGGGACTCAAGATTTCATGGTCCAGTGAGAAGAATGTTAATTTTGGAGTCTGAGGACCTAGGTTCTCATTCTAGTTCTGCTAGTTATTATCTGTGTGAGTCTGGGTTGGGTCACTTGATTTAAGTCCTAGTTTCATTCTCTGTGAATTGAGAAGGTTAGATTCTTCAATTAAGACAGGCCCTTCCCAGATCTAAATCCATAAACTGCTATAACCTGTTGCTTCAGGTTGGAGGTTGGGATTTCATTTCAGATGTGAATCAGTGGCTCATATGGGGAGAGAACTAGGAGAGATACTGCTTAACGAACATGGGGTGATAAataatagaaactgaaaaataagatggaaaatagGGATAAAGCCATTATCTCAACCTCAAACTCCTCCCCTTCTTCCAGATCCTGTTTTatatttcctgccctcaaatTTTACTCACCTGTTTCTTCCTTTATCCTACAACCTCTTTACAGGTATGGACTCAGTTTGTACCtaattttgtatgtatattgacattcccaaaaatatttattgagttcctaATTTTGGAAAGCACAGTGATCTGGATCAGGAGACCAGGAATCCCATTCTAGTGCAGACACCAATTATGCAACCTTAAGAAAATCATGGGACAGCTCAGTGGAACAGTGAATGCAGCAGCAGCCCTGGACTTAGgaggactgaattcaaatctgacctcatatgCTCATTAGCTATGtgtctttgggcaagtcacctaaccctgtttgcctcaaacCACCATCccccactaaaaaaaaagaaaaaagaaaaaagaagataatactttcttttgttctcagttttttcatctataaaaggagcagAGAGAAGTAAATCTTGCAAGTCCCTTCTATCTCTAATATTTTTGTGTGGCCTAAGAATGAATGTCAATGGAGTCTATACCCTCAAGGACCCTACAATTGAGTAAAGAAGATGAGACCTATACTCGAAGTAGAAGGTAATTGGGATTATTTGAGAAATAATCAAGGTCTGTATTTTAAGGGAGGAAATATAGTAATATTAAATTCTAATATAAACATCATATATATTAAGAGCATAAAAACTAGTAGTATAAACATTCATCAGTATGTGCTCTGACTCTTCCCCCAACAAAAGGAtatatagtcaaaggatatgaatgatgTTCAGAAGAAATcaggagaagaaaattaaaataattctaaagttTCAACTCACATTTAACAAATTGGCTGAgttgaaaggagggagaaatgaatgttggagagtTTGTGGGAGGACAAGAATGCAAAAGCATTTAGTGCTGAGCTTGATAaaaaaataggtgcttaataaatgctcattgacttggcttgatgaatgtgtgtgtgtgtgtatttgtgtggtCTTATACAGAAATGGATCAGGGTGAGAATTGATCAATCATGAGAAATCTAGATAAAGATAAACAAAGGGGATGGTAGAATTTTTTGAGTGCAAGGTTTTATACTTATTCACTCATGTCTGAACTCTATCTAGATCGCAACAGAGAAAATACGAAGTTAccattaaaaattttatacatgTCATGGATTgctaactatttgacaaaaattatttcttgtcATCCTCACAATAATATTGTGAGGTAAGCAGAACAAGTATAGTTCTGTAGTGAAAACAGTCCTTATTTTGAAGTCACAGGAGCTGATTTCAAATTCTAGCTTTATACAacttattaaagaaaaacaactgtaatgaggaaaaaatgggaTTTATCTGAAGAGACTAATGTGGATATACAGGGAACTCACCAaccaattttaaataaatattcaagaTAAGTAAGGGGCCTAATAAAGCATCTAGTTGCCATTGGTTAATTCAAATAGCTTAGCTTAGACAAAGAAATATTGATTTCTTTGATTGATGAGTCACTCTGATCATATTTAAAAGATTATGGGAAATAGGGGAAGTACTACAAGGTTAGAGAAGAGCAAATTTAGTTCATACCTAAAAAAAAGTTGGATAGAGGTGggtaaggaaggaagagaatgtaATTTGCAACTATAAATCAGCAAACAACTTCAATTCCTGAGAAAATTCTAGAATGAATCATTAAAGACATGGTTGATTAATTTCTAGAAAGGGAAATAGCAATTACAAAGACAGCATGATTTTGTTAAGAACAGGTTATCCCATGCCCATCAATTTAGGGAATGCCccaacaagttgtggtatatgattgtgacagaatactattgtgctataagaaatgatgaaccagatagtttcagaaaagcaGGGAAAACTTAtctgaattgatacaaagtgaagtgagcagaaccaggagaacgttttatataacaaatataaagatGATCAGCCATGAAAgatagctactctgatcaagatgAAGACAATTCCAAAATGTTATCTCCCTCTGAAGAGAAAATTGAtgaactctttttttaaactttctttttttttttttgaccattttcttttgtaatgtggttaatatggaaatttttatatgacttttcaTGAAcaatcaatatcaaattgcttatattTTCAAGTAGAATTGAGgggtaagaggaaaggagagaatttaaactcaaaatttttaaaaatgaatgttcaaaattaATTACTTATAATTgggtaatatttaacaaaataaacaaaaaatatattttaaaaaagaacaggtTGTTCCAGactaatttctttctctaataagGTTACAAAACTGGTGGATCAGGAGGACATgtaaagtttttgataaaatatctCATATTTTGCTTGAGGAAAAGTTGGAGACAAATGATCTAGAAATCAGATGGATTTCAAAAAGACTTTGCTGGCTGCACTCAAAGCCCAAAGAACAATTGGCAAATGGTTCAATATTGACATGGTAGAAATGCCCAGTGGAATGCCTCAGGGATCACTCCTTAGTCTTAtgctatttgatatttttatcagTATAGATAGCATGCTTACCAAATTTGCCAATGACATCAAGGTGGGAGGGATAACTGACACATGTATATAGGttcaaaaaaagatgagaattttAGAAGAGGAGTTTCTTAATTTGAGgtccatgaattttttaaaaaaattatttttgcataactTCAATATAACTAGTGTCTTTTGTAATGCTATTTGTACACATTTAAGACCATTGGTTTCATCATATTGCCAAAGAAGTCCATGAtaataaaaaaggttaagaacaacTGGTCTAAGGAATTAGAATGaatctaataataacaataagatgaaatttaatagagataaatttgaatgtaaggggtgtgtgtgtatgtgtatgtgtgtggatatatatacTGTTTAGCCCTGAGTTACATCAAATCTTacacttattttaaaagaattgataTCTTACATATAGAATAGGAGAGGCCTGAATTtgcttgaaaaaaaatctgagggtTTTAGTGGATGAAACTCTTACTATGAGTCAGCAAACTGATCTAAGGTACTAAGAGTGTATTATTTATCCAAAGAGGGTAGTGATAATCCTGctgggaagctagatggcacaatggatagagtgccaagtctaaaaattaagaaaatacgTCTTTGTatcctgaggcaaacaggattaaatgacttgcccagggtcatacagctagtaagggtctgaagccagatttgaactcatgagaatgaattatcttcctgattccaggcccagaattctattcaaTATGTCACCTAACTGtccattagcatttattaagtacttactatgtgttgggttctatgctaagcactagggatacaaagaaaggtaaaagccATTCTTGCCTTCACAGTCCTATAAggaaaataacatgcaaacagCTATACAGATAGGATAAATCAGAGATACTTTTAGAGGGAAGGCATAAACAAATGATACATAAGAAAATAGTTCATTGATGGATAAGAGaataaatagttaataataaGAGGATATGATGATGGATAATCAAATTGGCAGTGGGTGAAGCATACTTCTTGCAATGTAATGTGACACACTGAAAATCATGCGTATCTATGATCATGGTTCAGAAaccaggaagggaagagagaatgaagtaTCCGTCCTTTTTACCACTCCCACTTTTACCACAGTTGGCTGTAGAGATTTCTACGTGGAGTTGGAACATTTAGAGTTTTATCAAGAATTTAAATTGAGATGACTGGATCCAAACTGGGTCACATAGACAATCCCCTACCCTATTCCATATCCAA
The Sminthopsis crassicaudata isolate SCR6 chromosome 4, ASM4859323v1, whole genome shotgun sequence genome window above contains:
- the KPRP gene encoding keratinocyte proline-rich protein, coding for MPINCLTVQDRLWNSIKQQLPGSDSSARVITYHQGGALSSGVSIMCDQQKQPCLPLPECCVKGNSFFPSPSFTPIKGQASGEVQTLQTCCTKGQVVSQAQTSSTKGQTLCQSNICSGTGPDPSQSQANQICYIHYQVPPQAPASYVEYQVAQPVQTSYLQCSPVCCTETYYVQRPVEAYIPAPQPVQTYVEYYPQYQTQGYYSSSGPQRQAQGYYTTCTSQRQSQYYGGAALQSQYQGTYSSCSPQNQYQQSYGRCGPSRPPQPSYRSCSPRRPQPSYVGCTPSRTSRPTYRSCSPPHVSQPAYQSCSPPQVSRPTYRSYSPPCVPRASRPTYRNYSPPCSPPRESRPTYRSYSPPCVPRASRPTYRNCSPPCGPPRTSRPAYRSCSPPCGPPRMSRPAYRSCSPCGPPRMSRPTYRSCSPPCGPPRMSRPTYRSCSPPRRSQPTYTYCTPPRQSQPCYSSCPPRHPDSGSSQRCGPKYRVEICSPNCPSQVPARREPVQIPPIRRTYQDSSTQYSCNSPRPQPCSEPRAFRDNSSSPERQPRPCPLPAPRTCWQPRPEPCSAPQPEPCPEPRPAPRPCFEPYSEPCPHLEPPRMESCGPSSPRNYPKPCPCPCSPGCHESEPRHLDIEPPHCGPAGYNEEETYGSAECSKPRDLGSCGPKGGAFAGVKSCYF